From Canis lupus baileyi chromosome 16, mCanLup2.hap1, whole genome shotgun sequence, a single genomic window includes:
- the RSKR gene encoding ribosomal protein S6 kinase-related protein isoform X3, protein MGTVSCRQGQHAPVAASHKQGGNIQGAWVRGWKSLWSGVGTTRSGLEELWGLRRHQCLHQEPPELAPLLIEKPLSEWPVPQFVNLFLPEFPIRPLRGHHQLKILGLVAKGSFGTVLKVLDCGQKAVFAVKVVPKVKVLQRDILRQCKEEVSIQRQIKHPFVHSLGDSWQGKRHLFINFWYFAVCSYCSTDLYSLWSSVGCFAEASIRLFAAELVLVLCYLHDLGIIHRDVKMENILLDEQGHLKLTDFGLSRHLPQGARAYTICGTLQYMAPEVLSGGPYNHAADWWSLGVLLFSLATGKFPVAAERDHVAMLSSVTYYDSEIPSSLNQGLSLLLHELLCQNPLHRLRYLHHFQVHPFFRGVAFDPELLRKQPMNFVMETQATQPTPSESMLFKDFDCNLESYLNHPSLA, encoded by the exons ATGGGAACAGTGAGCTGTCGGCAGGGGCAACATGCCCCGGTGGCTGCTTCTCATAAG CAGGGTGGCAAcatccagggtgcctgggtccGAGGCTGGAAGAGCCTCTGGTCAGGTGTGGGGACTACCAGGTCAGGTCTGGAAGAGTTGTGGGGACTACGGAGACATCAGTGCCTACACCAGGAACCCCCGGAGCTGGCCCCATTGCTAATAGAGAAGCCTCTGTCTGAGTGGCCAGTGCCTCAGTTCGTCAACCTTTTTCTGCCGGAGTTTCCCATTAGGCCCCTGAGGGGGCATCACCAGCTGAAG ATTTTAGGCCTTGTGGCTAAAGGCTCCTTTGGAACAGTCCTCAAAGTGCTAGATTGTGGCCAGAAAGCAGTATTTGCAGTGAAG GTGGTGCCCAAGGTAAAGGTCCTACAGAGAGACATCCTGAGGCAATGCAAAGAGGAAGTTAGCATCCAG CGACAGATCAAGCATCCTTTTGTACACAGTTTGGGGGACAGCTGGCAGGGAAAACGGCACCTCTTCATTA ACTTCTGGTACTTTGCAGTGTGCAGCTACTGCAGTACAGATCTGTACTCCCTCTGGTCCTCTGTTGGCTGCTTTGCTGAGGCTTCCATCCGCCTCTTTGCTGCTGAACTGGTTCTGGTGCTGT GTTACCTCCATGACTTGGGCATTATCCATCGAGATGTGAAG ATGGAGAATATCCTTCTGGATGAACAAG GCCATCTGAAACTGACAGATTTTGGTCTGTCTCGCCACCTACCCCAGGGAGCCCGAGCCTATACTATTTGTGGCACTCTTCAGTACATGG CCCCAGAGGTCCTGAGTGGAGGGCCTTACAACCATGCTGCTGATTGGTGGTCCCTGGGtgtcttgcttttctctctggcAACTGGGAAG TTCCCAGTGGCTGCAGAGAGAGATCATGTGGCCATGTTGTCAAGTGTGACCTACTATGATTCTGAGATCCCATCTTCTCTTAACCAGGGGCTCTCACTCCTGCTCCATGAG CTCTTATGCCAGAATCCCCTCCATCGACTACGTTACTTGCATCACTTCCAGGTCCACCCTTTCTTTCGGGGTGTGGCCTTTGACCCAGAGCTCCTCCGGAAGCAGCCAATGAACTTTGTCATGGAGACACAAGCTACTCAGCCCACTCCATCGGAATCCATGCTTTTCAAGGATTTTGACTGTAACCTGGAGTCCTACCTGAACCATCCCAGCCTTGCTTGA
- the RSKR gene encoding ribosomal protein S6 kinase-related protein isoform X7: MPRWLLLIRSGLEELWGLRRHQCLHQEPPELAPLLIEKPLSEWPVPQFVNLFLPEFPIRPLRGHHQLKILGLVAKGSFGTVLKVLDCGQKAVFAVKVGIQVVPKVKVLQRDILRQCKEEVSIQRQIKHPFVHSLGDSWQGKRHLFINFWYFAVCSYCSTDLYSLWSSVGCFAEASIRLFAAELVLVLCYLHDLGIIHRDVKMENILLDEQGHLKLTDFGLSRHLPQGARAYTICGTLQYMAPEVLSGGPYNHAADWWSLGVLLFSLATGKFPVAAERDHVAMLSSVTYYDSEIPSSLNQGLSLLLHELLCQNPLHRLRYLHHFQVHPFFRGVAFDPELLRKQPMNFVMETQATQPTPSESMLFKDFDCNLESYLNHPSLA, from the exons ATGCCCCGGTGGCTGCTTCTCATAAG GTCAGGTCTGGAAGAGTTGTGGGGACTACGGAGACATCAGTGCCTACACCAGGAACCCCCGGAGCTGGCCCCATTGCTAATAGAGAAGCCTCTGTCTGAGTGGCCAGTGCCTCAGTTCGTCAACCTTTTTCTGCCGGAGTTTCCCATTAGGCCCCTGAGGGGGCATCACCAGCTGAAG ATTTTAGGCCTTGTGGCTAAAGGCTCCTTTGGAACAGTCCTCAAAGTGCTAGATTGTGGCCAGAAAGCAGTATTTGCAGTGAAGGTAGGGATCCAG GTGGTGCCCAAGGTAAAGGTCCTACAGAGAGACATCCTGAGGCAATGCAAAGAGGAAGTTAGCATCCAG CGACAGATCAAGCATCCTTTTGTACACAGTTTGGGGGACAGCTGGCAGGGAAAACGGCACCTCTTCATTA ACTTCTGGTACTTTGCAGTGTGCAGCTACTGCAGTACAGATCTGTACTCCCTCTGGTCCTCTGTTGGCTGCTTTGCTGAGGCTTCCATCCGCCTCTTTGCTGCTGAACTGGTTCTGGTGCTGT GTTACCTCCATGACTTGGGCATTATCCATCGAGATGTGAAG ATGGAGAATATCCTTCTGGATGAACAAG GCCATCTGAAACTGACAGATTTTGGTCTGTCTCGCCACCTACCCCAGGGAGCCCGAGCCTATACTATTTGTGGCACTCTTCAGTACATGG CCCCAGAGGTCCTGAGTGGAGGGCCTTACAACCATGCTGCTGATTGGTGGTCCCTGGGtgtcttgcttttctctctggcAACTGGGAAG TTCCCAGTGGCTGCAGAGAGAGATCATGTGGCCATGTTGTCAAGTGTGACCTACTATGATTCTGAGATCCCATCTTCTCTTAACCAGGGGCTCTCACTCCTGCTCCATGAG CTCTTATGCCAGAATCCCCTCCATCGACTACGTTACTTGCATCACTTCCAGGTCCACCCTTTCTTTCGGGGTGTGGCCTTTGACCCAGAGCTCCTCCGGAAGCAGCCAATGAACTTTGTCATGGAGACACAAGCTACTCAGCCCACTCCATCGGAATCCATGCTTTTCAAGGATTTTGACTGTAACCTGGAGTCCTACCTGAACCATCCCAGCCTTGCTTGA
- the RSKR gene encoding ribosomal protein S6 kinase-related protein isoform X9, with product MGTVSCRQGQHAPVAASHKQGGNIQGAWVRGWKSLWSGVGTTRSGLEELWGLRRHQCLHQEPPELAPLLIEKPLSEWPVPQFVNLFLPEFPIRPLRGHHQLKILGLVAKGSFGTVLKVLDCGQKAVFAVKVGIQVVPKVKVLQRDILRQCKEEVSIQRQIKHPFVHSLGDSWQGKRHLFISYLHDLGIIHRDVKMENILLDEQGHLKLTDFGLSRHLPQGARAYTICGTLQYMAPEVLSGGPYNHAADWWSLGVLLFSLATGKFPVAAERDHVAMLSSVTYYDSEIPSSLNQGLSLLLHELLCQNPLHRLRYLHHFQVHPFFRGVAFDPELLRKQPMNFVMETQATQPTPSESMLFKDFDCNLESYLNHPSLA from the exons ATGGGAACAGTGAGCTGTCGGCAGGGGCAACATGCCCCGGTGGCTGCTTCTCATAAG CAGGGTGGCAAcatccagggtgcctgggtccGAGGCTGGAAGAGCCTCTGGTCAGGTGTGGGGACTACCAGGTCAGGTCTGGAAGAGTTGTGGGGACTACGGAGACATCAGTGCCTACACCAGGAACCCCCGGAGCTGGCCCCATTGCTAATAGAGAAGCCTCTGTCTGAGTGGCCAGTGCCTCAGTTCGTCAACCTTTTTCTGCCGGAGTTTCCCATTAGGCCCCTGAGGGGGCATCACCAGCTGAAG ATTTTAGGCCTTGTGGCTAAAGGCTCCTTTGGAACAGTCCTCAAAGTGCTAGATTGTGGCCAGAAAGCAGTATTTGCAGTGAAGGTAGGGATCCAG GTGGTGCCCAAGGTAAAGGTCCTACAGAGAGACATCCTGAGGCAATGCAAAGAGGAAGTTAGCATCCAG CGACAGATCAAGCATCCTTTTGTACACAGTTTGGGGGACAGCTGGCAGGGAAAACGGCACCTCTTCATTA GTTACCTCCATGACTTGGGCATTATCCATCGAGATGTGAAG ATGGAGAATATCCTTCTGGATGAACAAG GCCATCTGAAACTGACAGATTTTGGTCTGTCTCGCCACCTACCCCAGGGAGCCCGAGCCTATACTATTTGTGGCACTCTTCAGTACATGG CCCCAGAGGTCCTGAGTGGAGGGCCTTACAACCATGCTGCTGATTGGTGGTCCCTGGGtgtcttgcttttctctctggcAACTGGGAAG TTCCCAGTGGCTGCAGAGAGAGATCATGTGGCCATGTTGTCAAGTGTGACCTACTATGATTCTGAGATCCCATCTTCTCTTAACCAGGGGCTCTCACTCCTGCTCCATGAG CTCTTATGCCAGAATCCCCTCCATCGACTACGTTACTTGCATCACTTCCAGGTCCACCCTTTCTTTCGGGGTGTGGCCTTTGACCCAGAGCTCCTCCGGAAGCAGCCAATGAACTTTGTCATGGAGACACAAGCTACTCAGCCCACTCCATCGGAATCCATGCTTTTCAAGGATTTTGACTGTAACCTGGAGTCCTACCTGAACCATCCCAGCCTTGCTTGA